TAGTGAAATCAAATTTAATACTACTGATGACGAGGTTAAATCTATCATCAGAAAGAAAATAGATGCTGCGGTAGGTTCTGCTTACGAAGTTATTAGAACTCGTATAGACAAAATGGGGGTTACTCAGCCTAATGTTCAGAGAGTACCAGGTACAGGTAGAATATTGGTGGAGATGCCAGGTATTAAAGATATTGATAGAGTAAAGAAAATGCTTCAGACTTCTGCTAAACTTCAGTTTTGGGAAGTTCAGCAAGTGCCAGAAGTAGCACCTTACTTTGAGCAACTTTCAAAATTAGTATTAGCTAAGGGAGACTCTATGGGTGTTGCTAAAACAACTAATTTCCCAGCGTTGCTTAATCTAAATACGCTTAGAAGTAATGGAGTTGGTAATATTAAATTAAGCGACACAGCTACGATTAACAAAATTCTTAATAGCTCAGTAGCTTTAAACGCAAGACCAAGTAACATTAAATATACTAAGTTTTTATGGGCTTATAAGCCTGAATCTACAGATCCTGACCACTTGGTACTGTATGCTATTCGTTCTAATATTTCAGGTAAAGCTCCTGTAGATGGTGCAGTAGATAAGGCAAATATCAGCTACGACCAAATAGGTAGAGTAGTGGTAGATATGCAGATGGATAGCGAGGGAACTAAAGACTGGAAGATTCTAACCGAAAAAAATGTGGGTAAACCAGTGGCGGTTACTCTAGACAATAGAGTATATACAGCACCTAATGTAGTAAATGCTATCCCTAATGGGCGTACACAAATTTCGGGTAACTTTACTCAAGATGAAGCTCAAGATTTAGTAAATGTTTTGAACACAGGTAAATTACCAGCAAGTGCTAAAATTGTACAGGCAGATGTTGTAGGACCATCTTTAGGTCAGGCTTCTATTGATGCTGGTATGTGGTCATTTATTATAGCATTTATCTTCATTGTAGTTTATATTATATTCTACTACGGAGGTGCAGGTGTTTATGCTGTAATTGCTATGATTATCAACTTGTTCTATATCTTTGGTATTATGGACTCTATGGATGCTACGCTTACTTTACCAGGTATTGCGGGTATTGTTTTAACGATGGCGATGGCAGTAGATACCAATGTAATTATCTATGAAAGAACTAAAGAAGAGCTTTTTGCAGGTAAAAATATTAGAGAGGCTTATCATGATGGTTTCAAACATGCACTTTCAGCAATTGTAGACGGACATATCACTACATTGCTTACTGCGGTGGTACTTTATATATTTGGTACAGGACCTATCCAAGGTTTTGCAGTGACACTTATCATAGGTCTTATTATGACATTCTTTACTTCAGTGCTACTTTCTAGAGTAATGATATTTAGTAGACTTAATAAAGGTAAAGGTCTTTCTGTATGGACATCAGCTACGAAAAATGTATTTAGAAATGTATGGGTAGCCTTCATAGAGAAGAGAAAGTTTGCTTATGCTTTTTCAGGAATTCTTACTGCAATATGTATAGTTTCTATAGCGGTAAACGGCTTTAAGCTAGGGGTAGATTTTGAAGGAGGAAGAAACTATGTGGTTAAGTTTGATAAAACTGTAGATGCTGCTCAAGCGGAAGCTAGTCTATCAGAATTGTTCCAAACTAAGGACGGAAAGAATAACTCAGTAGATGTAAAGACATTTGGTACTTCTAATCAGTTAAAAATCACAACTGACTATAAGATTGATGATGAATCATTAGCGGCAGACCAAGAGATTGAAGCTAAATTATTTGAAGGATTGAAGTCTAATTATCCAGCTGGTTATACATTAGATAAATTTAAGAGTGCGGAGGGAGATAATTTAGGTATAGTTTCATCTACTAAAGTAGGACCATCTGTAGCAGATGATATTAAGATAGGTGGTACTTTTGCAGTGCTAGCCTCTTTATTAGGAATATTTGTCTATATCTTGTTCCGTTTTAGAAGATGGCAGTTCTCTTTAGGTGCTGTGTTAGCATTGTTCCATGACGCTATTATCATTTTAGGAGCTTACTCTTTATTCTATAAAATTTCTCCTTTCAATATGGAGATTAATCAGGACTTTATAGCAGCTATCCTTACGGTATTGGGGTACTCTATCAATGATACCGTAATTGTATTTGACCGTATCCGTGAGTATCTTAGAGAAAAGAAATCAGCTACATTATCTGGTTTGTTTAATGATTCTATTAGCAGTACTTTAGGTAGAACTTTTAATACTTCATTTACGGTATTGATGGTAATTTTGGCGATATTTATATTCGGAGGTGAAAGTTTAAGAGGATTTATGTTTGCCTTATTATTAGGTATAGGTTTTGGTACTTATTCGTCTATATTTATTGCTTCCGCAATTGCTTACGATTTCTTGAAAGGAAAGAAAAAGGATGAATTGAAATAAAAATTATTATTAAAATACAAAGCCTCCTTTTTATACTGAAAGAAAGGAGGCTTTTTTTGTTTGATTTTTTTGAAATGAATAAAATAGCATTTTTAGGGCCACAGGCTTCTTTTACACAGTTGGCAGCTTCTCAGATTTTTTTGAATGAGGAGCTATTACCTCAAACCAGTATATTAGACTGTTTTATAGCTTTAGACGAGGGTAAGGTAGATAAAATTGTAGTGCCTTTAGAAAACTCCATAGAGGGCACCGTTTCAGTAACTCTGGATTATTTATATGATTTTAAAGATATTACTATCAATACAGAGGTAGTGATGCCTATTTCTCATCATTTAATGGTGCATCCCAATAATACTTTGGTAGAGAATATTATTTCTCACCCACAGGCATTAGCCCAAACTTTTCATTTTAGAAGGAATCATTTCAAAGAAGTTTTGACCACAGATTATACTTCTACGGCAGCGGCGGCAAAACTAGTTTCAGAAAATCCAGATAAACCTTGGGCGGCGGTTGCCAATACTTATGCAGCGAAACTTTATAACCTTAAAATTTTACATTCTAACATACAGGATTTTGAACAAAACCACACTCGTTTTGTGGTGGTTTCAAAGAAAGGAGGAAATAAGTTAGAACTACCTTGTCAGTCTTTAGCTCAAAAATCAAGTCTATTGGTTACTTTACCAACAGACTATGCTGGAGGGTTGCATCAAATTCTATCGGTATTTGCGTGGCGTAAGATGAATTTATCTAAAATAGAAAGCCGAACTCTAAAAACAGGACTTGGTAATTATTTTTTTTTCATCAATGTTGTAGGAGATTGGGGAAATATCCTTTATCAAAATGCATTGGAAGAATTAGAGTCTATAGGAGTTAAGGTTAAATTTCTAGGCGATTATAACGAGTATCTTTTAGAAGGCTAGGAAAAAATTGATAACAAAAATAAAAAACGGTTTGACAAAAAATCAAACCGCTTTAAAATTTATTTAAAAATCTATATTAAAAGGTTCTTCTTCTGTACTACTAATGCCTAGTGCTTCGTAGATATATTTAAAGGTAGAGAGTAAAACAGGTCTTCCACCGATGATACATACATTATGCTCAAAGTGTGCTGAAGGAAGGTTATCTTTAGTAGTTACCGTCCAGCCATCACTATGGAAAACCACCTCGTGAGTTCCCATGTTAATCATAGGTTCTATGGCTAGAGCAATACCGTCTTTTAGTACCTTTCCACTTCCTTTTCTACCGTAGTTAGGTACTTGTGGGTCTTCGTGCATTTTTCTGCCTAAACCATGCCCTACAAGTTCTTTTACCACGCCATAGCCATGAGCTTCGCAGTGGCTTTGTATAGCGTGAGAAATATCACCAACGCGTTTTCCTCTTACGCATTGTTCTATCCCTTTGTATAAAGATTCTTTGGTTACTTTTAGTAATTCTTTGGTTTCTGGAGCTACTTCTCCTACTTCAAAAGAGTAAGCGTGGTCGCCATAAAAGCCATTCATATAGACACCACAATCTACAGAAAGTATATCGCCCTCTTTAAGAGGAGTATCATTAGGAATACCGTGTACCACTTCTGAATTTGGCGAAATACAAAGATTTTTAGGAAAGCCATACATTCCTAGAAAAGCAGGTTCTCCACCGTGGTCTTTTATGTATTCCGCGGCTAGAGTATCCAAATGATTGGTGGTAACACCTGGTTTTATTTCCTTTGCTAGCATACCCAAAGTTTTAGAAACCAGTTGGGCACTCTCCTTTATCAATCTTAGCTCCTCAATCGTCTTAAGTTGTATCATAAATGATTGTTTTTTATGAACTTTTTACCAAAAAAGCCCTTTTTTCTTTTCTTTTTTCAGTTTAGAATATGCCAAAACTTCTTTACCTTCTACTCTGAATTCTATTTTATCTTTAATGATATTATAGACTTCGCCCCAACCTGGAAAACCACCAAGGTTTCTATCATCAATAAATAAATCTGCATCAAGCTTTCTACTTTGTGTCGCACTATCAAAAACTTCTCCTTCAAAACTTGAGTTGATAGCATAAAATTCTAGTCCATGTTTTCTGCAGAATTCTACGGCTTCGTCTAGAGCTTTTCCGCTACGGTAAGTCCATAGTATTAGTCTATAGCCTTCCATTTGGAGTTTTTTTAGAGTTTCAAATGCAAAAACTTTAGGCTTACCTATTCCTGGGTAAGCGTCTTCTACAATAGTGCCATCAAAATCTATAGCTAATTTTTTATTGTTAAGCATAACTTAGGTATTAAAATCTTAATGAGCTACAAATATAGTTATAAATGTAGATTTTTTGAATATTTTAGTCTATTTTTGGACACAAATAAAATTAGAAGTAAAATGAAAAATTTTGGTATTGCTGTTTTGGTTTTAGGAGCATTGGCATCTTGTAATAAAAAAGAAAATGAAAAAAACTCTGTAAATCATACTTCATCAGAGGTAGTTCAAGAAAGCGTTACGGATAAGAATGAGGCTACTGAAACTTATGAAGGAGTATTTCCTTGTGCTGATTGTGACGGGATTAAGGTTACTCTGACTTTAAACCAAAAAGACTGGTCTTACCATATGACTTCAGATTATATGGATAAGGAAAAGTTAGAAAACAACGGAACTTTTACATGGGATGTTACCAAAAAATTTATTACACTTACCGACGGAGAAGATGCTGAGGAACAACAAGTATTCTATGTTTCTGATAAAGGTCTTTTCTTAGTTCCAGAAGTTGGTTCTAAGGATATTAAAGAAGATTATCAACTTATAAAAAAGTAAATTTAATACAGTTTCATTTAAAACCAACCTCTCCTAAGTTGGTTTACTACTGCGTTTAGATTGAAGTTAAACATAAATCTAATCCTTTTAGAGTAGTCTTTAAAAGAAGGCTCAAACCCTAAAGAGGATTGGATAGGAAAGTAGATTTCAAATAAATCAGGGATAACTTTTAGACTTGCACCTGTATCCCATATAAAGCGTGGAGATTGGTTTTTGTTTTTATACAATCCTACATCTGCGTATACGCTAAAGAAACGGAACGAATGCAAGTCTATATTAACGCTATTTATCCACTGGTTTGCAGTATCATTTATGGCAGACTTAAACGCTCCCTCTGCCATTATAAATTGTCTAGGTGCAAGGTAGTTGCTGTTAGTTTGTCTGATAATACTATAGGTAAATGCATAGTTAGATAAGTAAGAAATTCCAAAATCAAAGTAAGAGTTTCTTGTTTGATTCTGTAAAAAATAGCCTCCAAAAAATCTTAAACTAAGTTTTTTATTTTGTTGATATTCCCATCTGTAAAAAGCTTCTGCTGAAATTTTGCTAAAATCTCCACCTGCTTGGAAATTGGTTGAAAATAGTTTTTCATGTATAGCTTTTCTATCAGAATAGGTATAATTTATATTGAATAGGCTATACTTATCATAATCGTTCATTTCTTGCATCAATGGGCTTAAATCTCTTGTAAGATGCTGAAATGAAGCCCCAAATCTTTGCTCTATTTGGCTTCTAGCATCTTTAGGCAAAGTGATATTAGAAAAAATTGTTAGCCTTCTAAAAGCCAAGTCTTTATTATAGTGAAAATAGGTGGCATTTGCTCCTATTCTCCAATTTTGAAAAAAACTGTTAGGTGGTAAAATATTATAGGATACTCCTGCTGAGCCAGTAAGTTTATTAGTTCCTGTACTATAGTAAGGCATTACAGAATAAAGGAAAGGCTTGTCTAAAAGATTACTGTTACTTATGCGAGCTCCTATAAGTACTTTATCGTAAAAATTATAATTTAACCAAGGTGAAATATAAATTTCCTCATATTCTGGGTCTGGAATATCGGTATAAAATTTTAGCCTTGGTTTCTTCATATTATAGAATATTCCTTTAGTATAGAGGTAGTTATTCCTGACATTATATTCGGGGAGAAGATAGTCATCGTTTATTACGATTTTTTCTACATCGGTTTGTGGAATGTGATAAATTTCTTTCTTTTTGTTTGAAGAATCGTACCAATATAGACTATCTTGGTTATCAGAGTTTGTAACCTTTAACTGGAACGGCACTTTTTCCTCAGTATTTTTGTGAATATGAACGAGTAGTCCATTTTCCTGTTTTTCAACCTTTTTAATTTTGAAATCTAATCTATTTTTTTTCCTGATGAAATTAGCTGCAAAATTTGCAGAATATTTGGATTCAATAATGAGTTGATTTAAGAAATCTTCTTTATTGATAACCGTTCCGTTATGTTCAGATAAATATCTTTTAAGAAAGTTATTAAACTGATTTACGCCCATTTTTTCAGCAATAAAGTTAAATAAACTTCCTACTTCCATCTGGCTTACTGCCGTGGTGTTAAAGTTGCTCATTAGCTGGAGCGGTGTGTCTATAGGCTGATCAATATTTTGGCTGGTAATGTATTGATAAGTAATCCCATACCGTTCTGTAAGCTTGAGTTTAGAAGCATTACTCCATTTTAGAGGGCTTATTTTAAAAAGAGTGAGTTTATCAGGTAATTGCCCTAAGAGTTTTTCATCGTTATAAATAGTCTTTAAATACCTTATTTCTAGGTATGTTTTTAGCCCGTTTTCAATCCAATGGGCATTAAGATTATCCGTTTGTAAAAGATGTTCTACACACTTTTTTGAAATGATGGAGAAATAATTAAGATCAGTTTTTTGAGCGTCGCTGAACATTTTAAGCTTAAACTTCCCGAACTTAAAATCATCAATTCCTGTGAAGTTATTTTCGTTTTTAGTTCTTTCACTTATGAGTATTTTTTTAGGCAATTTACCTAGACTTTCTTCTATGAAATTGAGTTGGAGCGGCACATAAAAATAGAGCGACTGCTTTTCTTCTTGACTTATAGGATAGGTGAACTCTACCAAAGTATTTTTGTGGACTATTGTGAATTTTTCCTCATTATTTTTTAATGAAACTACAAATTCAGGGTCTGTATTTAGAGTTCCTGTAAAGTGGTTTGGCTGAACTTCTTGTAGATTGCTACTTGCTTTAAGTAGAGGGTTATCTAATTGTACGTCCCAAAAAACACCTATATATTGTTTTTCGTCTAAATTTTGGAAATATCTTGGCTCATTGCTGGTATTAGAAACTAGAAAGAAATACTTTAGTAAGGCTTTTTCTTTTTCTGAATTCCAGCCTATACCTGTGTATTTGGAGTGTGGAAGTTGTAGTTCGTAGGTTAGATTCAATTCTATTTTATTATCTTTACTTTTAGCATGTTCTAATGGTACAGAAATAATTTCTTGGTCAAGATTGGTGTATTTTTCACCGTTGATACTTAAACTTTTTAGATAACCTCTGTCTTTTGGTTTGGAGAAATAAAGGTCAGTTTTTCGAGCCTCTAGCATTCTTTTAGCAAGGGTGGTGTTTTTGGGTTGATAAGCTGCTATCCAGTTTAGAAGCTGAAAGTTATCCGATTTTTCGTTTTGATAACGAACTATTTTTTGATTGATAATAACTCTATTTTCTTTCGTTTTGGGAAATGAAACTTTAGCCCAAATACTATCTTGCTGAGCTTTTACAGCACAACTTAGAATAGAAAATAAAAATATTAGAATAGATGGTAATGCTTTTTTCACAACTTAAAATGTTGCCAAAGATACATTTTTAGATGATATAAAAAGAAAAATTGGCTTGGTGACTCTTTTGCATTTTTGTTTGGCTTTATGTGTTACCAAAAGTATTGGAATTCTTAAAGTAAATCTAAGTATTTATTGTGAAGTTTCAAATAGCTTTTCAAAGAACATTCAACACTTCCTCCATTTTGTTCAAAATGCTCACTTGTTGGTTGATATTTTTCCATAATTTCGTTCAAGTGATTAGAGTAAATTTCACTCAGAAAAAATCCGTCTAAATATCCGCTACAATCAACAAGTAAATTTGGATTAGTTTCTAAAATTAGAAAACCTGTTTTTTCCCAATTGTCAGTCTTTTTTAAATCAAAGAAATAATTATTGTCATTTTCTAACAACCATTTTACAATACTTTTTTCGTTTTCTGGGTTTATTTTATGGTATATATCTAAAGCATTTTTTGCCAAATTATTTTTCTTAAAATTGTGAATCAGATTGGAAACTTCGCTATAAAGAGAATTTATATGTTTGTATGCTTTATATTTTATTGCAACAAATGGATTGTCTAATTCTAATTCTCTTGCTAAAAGTTTATATTTATCATACCAGTAAATCACTTCTTCAATAGGTACTAAGCCCATTTTTTCAAGATTATTAAATTCATCAACAGCTTTTTCAACTCTTTGGAGGGTTATTAAGTATTCTATTGATGGCTTAAAGGCTAATTTTTCTTCTTCGTAAAAACTAAAATGAATATCCCAATCGTGTTCATCAGGTTTATCTTCCTTTAAATCATTACATAAATATTGTCAGTAACTTTTCCGTCTTTTTCTTCAAAATATAAGGGTAATGACGGTAAATTTTCAGCTTTAAATTTATATGCTTTGCATCCTTTATTACAATGGTTGCAAATTCCTTCTACAACATTTTCGTATGATTTTAAATCTTCGTATTCATCTATTTTTTGTTTTAATGTAGACAAAAATAGATTTTTGGATACATCCATATATGACCTATTATCATCTAAAAGATTTTGTAATGCTTCAAAGTCCAAAGATTTAAAAGCTTCTATTAATTTTTGTTTTTCCGTCATTTACTTTAAGTATTTTATTCGGTCGTACATTTCTCAACTTTTATTACTTTCCATCTTGGGCGTTTCATTTTATCCTCTCCATAAATAACTCTTGCTTTTACCCTGCAATCGTGAGAAATATTGTTCTTTTCCAAAAGATATTTCGGAACATAATAGTCTCCAATGAAAGCAAAATCAGGAATATCTTCTTCATAATTATAATCCTTGTATTTTACTTCTAAAAGACCTGTGATGTCTTTTTGTAAACTTGTGTTTATTTCGTTTGTTGATTCTATGTTTAGTGCTTTTACTCTCATTTTTTTATCTTTTTCTATTTTTATAACAAATGAAAGTTTAAAAAAATCGCCTTCGTTTGGTCTTAGGCTTGTTTCTGTGAATTTGACTATTCCTTGCAACTTGGATGAAATGACAAAATGAAATAATTGCTTTTGCTCGTTCACTCCGTCAATGATTGCAATTTGAGTTTGGAATTTTGAAATGACAGAACCTTTGTCAATTTTCTGGATTTGTCGCAGTTCTGTTCTGTTTTCATCTTTTACTTTTTTGATATAACTCTTGGCTGTTACAAAATCTCCAATTTGTAGTTCAGGTTTAATTTGAGGAAAAAAGACTTCTTTGTTTTCCGTTGTAATTGCGTAAATAATGTTTTTCTCTTTGTTTATATAATCAACAATAGCAAAAGTGTCTTCTAAAATTTCCCAATGTTTCCTTTCAGATCTTTCTGTAATAAGTGGAATATACTTGTGTTCTATAACAATTGTTTTTTCAAACCATGTAAATTTTGTTTCAACTTCCTTTTTAATTTCTTGCTTGTGAAGTTTGAACTTTAAAATTTGTCCTAATTCAGATTGTTTCAAGGCTGCAAAACGATTTTTACTAATTGTAAACTCTATCGTTTTTCCATCTGTAAAAGTTAAACGGTCTTTTCCTTTGTCGTCTTTCCATTTATCAACCAAAACAAGCTCTGTCCAATTAAAATCAGCATAAGCGAAGTTTTCGGCAAAAGGAATATATTTTTTGTATAGTTCCCGATTGTCTTTTAAACTTTGTTTAATTGAACTTGCTTTTTTGTATAATTCGTCAAAAAGTGATGATAATTTCCAACCTTTTATTTCTCTATGTTTCTTGTATGCTTCAAGTTCTACAAATGCATTTTCTAAAAGATTTTCGTCAATTAACACTTTTGCTAAATCTAAATGAATGTCGCCTAAAAAATCTTCGTTTTTTTCTAAACTCAATGCTTTTGATAGCATCCCAATTTTTAAAGAATTATCGGAACTGATACAGTCTGAAAACTCCTGCCAAATATAATGTTTGTTCGCCAGTTCCAAAACAAGTTGTTTGTATATTTTGATTGCTAAATCAAATTCGTTATTTTTAAAATGAAGCAATGCTTTTTCTCTCAACAACCATGTATCATATGGAAACAATTTGATTGCAGTTTTATACGGTTTGATTAGCCAAGATAAATCTTGTTCAATTGTTTGAGTTTTCAGGATTTCAAAAGATTTTTTAAGTGCTTTTATTGCTAATGGTTTATATGTGTATTCTTCTTTTCTTGTTTCTTTCCAATCGTCAATTCTTAGATTTTCTGGATTCCAATTTTTGAAAAAGTTGAGAAAACGCCACTCGTCATTTTCTTGCATAAACCTCTCAGCAAGATTTAAAACTTCGGAATGCCATTTTGATTGTCCGAGATTGGAATAATTATTATTGTATTGCTCAAACAGATTCCACAACTCAGAAAATTTATTTTCCTTGTGAGCATTTAGAATGTTCCAAAAAATAGTTTCTCTGAAAAAGTCTATAACAACTTCTTTGTTAAGATTTATTTTACATAATAACTCTTCAATGTTTATCTCGGTATTTGAGTTTACAAACTCTCTGCAAATACGTGAAATAAGTGAAGGAATATCTTTTCCATCTTTATATCCACCGTTCAAATCTTCGTAACGAAGATTGTCAGGATTCCACAAAAGAAAAAAGTTGTAAAACTTAAAGTCATTGTGCTTTTTTGAATAGTTTAAAGCAAAATTTAAAATCATAGAATGAAGCATTGATGGCCTTTCATTCTTTAACTTCATATAATCTCTCAAAAACATTCGCACTTCAACAGACGTAAGATTACTTTCTTTCGCTTTTATGTATCGGTAAATTATCCAACCATAAGGTTCGTGATGTAATTCTGTAAGCCTGTTTTGAGAAATTAGGTTCTTGAAAATTGCTAATGCTTCTTGATGTTTTCCGTTTTTACTTAATTCTTCTGCTTTTTGAACTTCCGAATAATTAGTGTCAATTCTTGGACGAAGAAAGTTTTTTTGATTTTCAATTATATCATCTTCGTGACCTTGAAAATCTATTGTGTTTAGCTCTTTAAAACAAACTTCTGCTTGATTTAATTTTCTATCGGCTATGTAGTATTTACACAAATCTATGAGAATCCAAGCAAATGCTTTTTTTATCCATTCATCTGAACCATCTTCTAAGTATAATTGTCGTGAAATGTTTAAAGCATTGTTTAATTTATTCAGTTTTTCTACTCCTGATAAATACTTTGCTTCATTTCGTAATTCAAAAACGGTTTTAGAGTCCATATCAAAATATTTTTTCTAATAAGAGTTCGTTTATTTCCTCAACTAAACCTGTTGTTCTTGACGGAATAATTTCAGTTTTCTTGAACCTAAAATTTCCATCATACCAAAATTTGTATGTCGCTGTAAAACCGTTTTTCTTTATTTCATAAATCTCGTGGTATTGTTTGTGTTCAATTTTGGCTATTTGAAAATTGAAAGGCTGTAATTTTCCCTTTAAATTCTCGTAAAACTCTTTTTGAAATGATTGTTCAAACTCAAATTCCGCTTCGTTTGTTTCGGGTTCTGCAATTATGATTATCTTATTTTGAAGTTTAGCAAGTTTCGTATAAATGCTTTCAGTAAATTCCGTTGAGTTTGCTGGCTTTTGTATGGTTGTAATTTTATTATGACTGTTGTAATTGATTTTGAAAATTACAACTTCATTTCCTTGCGAAAAGGTGTAATGTTCCAAATAATTGGTGTGACGAATGTTGCTGATATTTACATTTTCATCTTTCAAACACTCACTAATTGCAAGATAAATATGTTTCACAAAAGACGTTTGATTTGAAAAGTCAAATGGCAATTCTATTTCTGAAATTTCTGTATTTAATTTAAGAATATTTTCTGTTGGTTTAATGTTTTCAATTTTGGGCGGTTGAATATTGCTTGCTATGCTAAAATGTGGTTCATCAAGCGTAAACAATTTTTCTTTTGCCCTTGTAATACCTGTATAAAGCCAACGAAAATAACTTGGATTGAAATACTCCATTGATGTTTTGCAATTCAAAAATGTGTTAGTCCATTCTCCACCTTGT
The genomic region above belongs to Riemerella anatipestifer and contains:
- a CDS encoding copper resistance protein NlpE, translating into MKNFGIAVLVLGALASCNKKENEKNSVNHTSSEVVQESVTDKNEATETYEGVFPCADCDGIKVTLTLNQKDWSYHMTSDYMDKEKLENNGTFTWDVTKKFITLTDGEDAEEQQVFYVSDKGLFLVPEVGSKDIKEDYQLIKK
- the pheA gene encoding prephenate dehydratase, which gives rise to MNKIAFLGPQASFTQLAASQIFLNEELLPQTSILDCFIALDEGKVDKIVVPLENSIEGTVSVTLDYLYDFKDITINTEVVMPISHHLMVHPNNTLVENIISHPQALAQTFHFRRNHFKEVLTTDYTSTAAAAKLVSENPDKPWAAVANTYAAKLYNLKILHSNIQDFEQNHTRFVVVSKKGGNKLELPCQSLAQKSSLLVTLPTDYAGGLHQILSVFAWRKMNLSKIESRTLKTGLGNYFFFINVVGDWGNILYQNALEELESIGVKVKFLGDYNEYLLEG
- a CDS encoding aminopeptidase, which encodes MKKALPSILIFLFSILSCAVKAQQDSIWAKVSFPKTKENRVIINQKIVRYQNEKSDNFQLLNWIAAYQPKNTTLAKRMLEARKTDLYFSKPKDRGYLKSLSINGEKYTNLDQEIISVPLEHAKSKDNKIELNLTYELQLPHSKYTGIGWNSEKEKALLKYFFLVSNTSNEPRYFQNLDEKQYIGVFWDVQLDNPLLKASSNLQEVQPNHFTGTLNTDPEFVVSLKNNEEKFTIVHKNTLVEFTYPISQEEKQSLYFYVPLQLNFIEESLGKLPKKILISERTKNENNFTGIDDFKFGKFKLKMFSDAQKTDLNYFSIISKKCVEHLLQTDNLNAHWIENGLKTYLEIRYLKTIYNDEKLLGQLPDKLTLFKISPLKWSNASKLKLTERYGITYQYITSQNIDQPIDTPLQLMSNFNTTAVSQMEVGSLFNFIAEKMGVNQFNNFLKRYLSEHNGTVINKEDFLNQLIIESKYSANFAANFIRKKNRLDFKIKKVEKQENGLLVHIHKNTEEKVPFQLKVTNSDNQDSLYWYDSSNKKKEIYHIPQTDVEKIVINDDYLLPEYNVRNNYLYTKGIFYNMKKPRLKFYTDIPDPEYEEIYISPWLNYNFYDKVLIGARISNSNLLDKPFLYSVMPYYSTGTNKLTGSAGVSYNILPPNSFFQNWRIGANATYFHYNKDLAFRRLTIFSNITLPKDARSQIEQRFGASFQHLTRDLSPLMQEMNDYDKYSLFNINYTYSDRKAIHEKLFSTNFQAGGDFSKISAEAFYRWEYQQNKKLSLRFFGGYFLQNQTRNSYFDFGISYLSNYAFTYSIIRQTNSNYLAPRQFIMAEGAFKSAINDTANQWINSVNIDLHSFRFFSVYADVGLYKNKNQSPRFIWDTGASLKVIPDLFEIYFPIQSSLGFEPSFKDYSKRIRFMFNFNLNAVVNQLRRGWF
- a CDS encoding BT0820 family HAD-type phosphatase, with the translated sequence MLNNKKLAIDFDGTIVEDAYPGIGKPKVFAFETLKKLQMEGYRLILWTYRSGKALDEAVEFCRKHGLEFYAINSSFEGEVFDSATQSRKLDADLFIDDRNLGGFPGWGEVYNIIKDKIEFRVEGKEVLAYSKLKKEKKKGLFW
- the secD gene encoding protein translocase subunit SecD gives rise to the protein MQGKGLITVVAIVLGLICLNEMLPTFYASKVEKEARAIAGDNQVKYQKEIDRLSKDTLNLGFTKLYYTAAKEREMKLGLDLKGGINVLLEINQRDLVMDLTNYSSNPILIEALDKTDVAQKNSTKSYIEDFFVQFDNVNKSKGANLKLASPEIFGTQKLSSEIKFNTTDDEVKSIIRKKIDAAVGSAYEVIRTRIDKMGVTQPNVQRVPGTGRILVEMPGIKDIDRVKKMLQTSAKLQFWEVQQVPEVAPYFEQLSKLVLAKGDSMGVAKTTNFPALLNLNTLRSNGVGNIKLSDTATINKILNSSVALNARPSNIKYTKFLWAYKPESTDPDHLVLYAIRSNISGKAPVDGAVDKANISYDQIGRVVVDMQMDSEGTKDWKILTEKNVGKPVAVTLDNRVYTAPNVVNAIPNGRTQISGNFTQDEAQDLVNVLNTGKLPASAKIVQADVVGPSLGQASIDAGMWSFIIAFIFIVVYIIFYYGGAGVYAVIAMIINLFYIFGIMDSMDATLTLPGIAGIVLTMAMAVDTNVIIYERTKEELFAGKNIREAYHDGFKHALSAIVDGHITTLLTAVVLYIFGTGPIQGFAVTLIIGLIMTFFTSVLLSRVMIFSRLNKGKGLSVWTSATKNVFRNVWVAFIEKRKFAYAFSGILTAICIVSIAVNGFKLGVDFEGGRNYVVKFDKTVDAAQAEASLSELFQTKDGKNNSVDVKTFGTSNQLKITTDYKIDDESLAADQEIEAKLFEGLKSNYPAGYTLDKFKSAEGDNLGIVSSTKVGPSVADDIKIGGTFAVLASLLGIFVYILFRFRRWQFSLGAVLALFHDAIIILGAYSLFYKISPFNMEINQDFIAAILTVLGYSINDTVIVFDRIREYLREKKSATLSGLFNDSISSTLGRTFNTSFTVLMVILAIFIFGGESLRGFMFALLLGIGFGTYSSIFIASAIAYDFLKGKKKDELK
- the map gene encoding type I methionyl aminopeptidase, which gives rise to MIQLKTIEELRLIKESAQLVSKTLGMLAKEIKPGVTTNHLDTLAAEYIKDHGGEPAFLGMYGFPKNLCISPNSEVVHGIPNDTPLKEGDILSVDCGVYMNGFYGDHAYSFEVGEVAPETKELLKVTKESLYKGIEQCVRGKRVGDISHAIQSHCEAHGYGVVKELVGHGLGRKMHEDPQVPNYGRKGSGKVLKDGIALAIEPMINMGTHEVVFHSDGWTVTTKDNLPSAHFEHNVCIIGGRPVLLSTFKYIYEALGISSTEEEPFNIDF